The Astyanax mexicanus isolate ESR-SI-001 chromosome 24, AstMex3_surface, whole genome shotgun sequence genome has a segment encoding these proteins:
- the hnrnpa1a gene encoding heterogeneous nuclear ribonucleoprotein A1a isoform X1 → MSKETPREPEQLRKLFIGGLSFETTDESLRAHFEQWGTLTDCVVMRDSNTKRSRGFGFVTYSSVSEVDAAMNARPHKVDGRAVEPKRAVSREDSCRPGAHSTVKKIFVGGIKEDTDEEHLRDYFSQFGKIEEVNIMTEKNSDKRRGFAFITFDDHDAVDRIVIQKYHTINGHNCEVRKALSREEMNRVSMSPRGGRGGGGGNFGGRGGGYGGGYGGGGGGDRGGYGGDGYGNGYGGNGGYGGGGPGYGGNRGYGGGGGGGGYGNQGGGGGYGGGGYDNYNGGGGGNFGGGNFGGGGDYNDFGNYNNQSSSNYGPMKGGNYGGGRSGGGGGGGPYGGGYGGGSGGGYGGGSGGRRF, encoded by the exons ATGTCTAAAGAG ACTCCTCGCGAACCGGAGCAGCTCCGCAAGCTTTTCATCGGGGGTCTCAGTTTCGAGACCACTGATGAGAGCCTCCGGGCCCATTTTGAACAATGGGGGACCCTCACAGACTGCGTG GTGATGAGGGACTCCAACACCAAAAGGTCAAGGGGATTTGGCTTTGTTACAtacagttcagtttctgaagttGATGCCGCTATGAATGCCCGCCCACACAAAGTGGATGGCAGAGCCGTTGAGCCTAAGAGGGCTGTGTCAAGAGag GACTCTTGCAGGCCTGGTGCACATTCAACAGTAAAGAAGATTTTTGTGGGGGGAATAAAGGAGGACACTGACGAAGAACACTTGCGTGACTACTTCAGCCAATTTGGCAAAATTGAAGAGGTGAACATCATGACCGAGAAGAACAGCGATAAGAGGAGGGGGTTCGCCTTCATCACGTTCGATGACCATGACGCCGTTGATCGGATAGTCA TCCAGAAATACCACACGATAAACGGTCACAACTGTGAAGTTCGGAAAGCTCTTTCCAGGGAAGAGATGAACAGGGTCTCCATGAGCCCAAGAG GTGGCCGTGGAGGCGGTGGTGGAAACTTTGGTGGCCGAGGTGGTGGATACGGAG GTGGATACGGAGGTGGTGGCGGAGGTGACCGTGGAGGATATGGTGGAGATGGATATGGCAATGGCTACGGAGGGAACG GTGGTTATGGTGGCGGTGGTCCTGGCTATGGTGGAAACCGTGGTTATGGAGGAGGTGGCGGCGGTGGCGGATACGGCAACCAGGGTGGTGGAGGCGGATACGGAGGTGGAGGATATGACAATTATAACGGCGGTGGAGGAGGAAACTTTGGCGGTG GCAACTTTGGTGGCGGCGGAGACTATAACGACTTTGGCAACTACAACAACCAGTCCTCCTCTAACTACGGCCCAATGAAGGGCGGCAACTACGGCGGCGGCAGGAGTGGTGGTGGCGGCGGTGGCGGCCCATACGGTG GTGGCTATGGCGGAGGTTCTGGTGGTGGCTATGGCGGTGGTTCTGGTGGAAGGAGGTTCTAG
- the hnrnpa1a gene encoding heterogeneous nuclear ribonucleoprotein A1a isoform X2: MSKETPREPEQLRKLFIGGLSFETTDESLRAHFEQWGTLTDCVVMRDSNTKRSRGFGFVTYSSVSEVDAAMNARPHKVDGRAVEPKRAVSREDSCRPGAHSTVKKIFVGGIKEDTDEEHLRDYFSQFGKIEEVNIMTEKNSDKRRGFAFITFDDHDAVDRIVIQKYHTINGHNCEVRKALSREEMNRVSMSPRGGYGGGGGGDRGGYGGDGYGNGYGGNGGYGGGGPGYGGNRGYGGGGGGGGYGNQGGGGGYGGGGYDNYNGGGGGNFGGGNFGGGGDYNDFGNYNNQSSSNYGPMKGGNYGGGRSGGGGGGGPYGGGYGGGSGGGYGGGSGGRRF, translated from the exons ATGTCTAAAGAG ACTCCTCGCGAACCGGAGCAGCTCCGCAAGCTTTTCATCGGGGGTCTCAGTTTCGAGACCACTGATGAGAGCCTCCGGGCCCATTTTGAACAATGGGGGACCCTCACAGACTGCGTG GTGATGAGGGACTCCAACACCAAAAGGTCAAGGGGATTTGGCTTTGTTACAtacagttcagtttctgaagttGATGCCGCTATGAATGCCCGCCCACACAAAGTGGATGGCAGAGCCGTTGAGCCTAAGAGGGCTGTGTCAAGAGag GACTCTTGCAGGCCTGGTGCACATTCAACAGTAAAGAAGATTTTTGTGGGGGGAATAAAGGAGGACACTGACGAAGAACACTTGCGTGACTACTTCAGCCAATTTGGCAAAATTGAAGAGGTGAACATCATGACCGAGAAGAACAGCGATAAGAGGAGGGGGTTCGCCTTCATCACGTTCGATGACCATGACGCCGTTGATCGGATAGTCA TCCAGAAATACCACACGATAAACGGTCACAACTGTGAAGTTCGGAAAGCTCTTTCCAGGGAAGAGATGAACAGGGTCTCCATGAGCCCAAGAG GTGGATACGGAGGTGGTGGCGGAGGTGACCGTGGAGGATATGGTGGAGATGGATATGGCAATGGCTACGGAGGGAACG GTGGTTATGGTGGCGGTGGTCCTGGCTATGGTGGAAACCGTGGTTATGGAGGAGGTGGCGGCGGTGGCGGATACGGCAACCAGGGTGGTGGAGGCGGATACGGAGGTGGAGGATATGACAATTATAACGGCGGTGGAGGAGGAAACTTTGGCGGTG GCAACTTTGGTGGCGGCGGAGACTATAACGACTTTGGCAACTACAACAACCAGTCCTCCTCTAACTACGGCCCAATGAAGGGCGGCAACTACGGCGGCGGCAGGAGTGGTGGTGGCGGCGGTGGCGGCCCATACGGTG GTGGCTATGGCGGAGGTTCTGGTGGTGGCTATGGCGGTGGTTCTGGTGGAAGGAGGTTCTAG